Below is a window of Caldichromatium japonicum DNA.
AAGCGCGCTCGCTTGGTGGCCCGTTATCAAGCAAAGCGCACGGCGCTCAAGTCGATCGTGAAGGACCCCCGTTCGACGCCCGAGCAGATCGATGAGGCGCTGCTGAAGCTGCAAAAGCTGCCGCGCGATTCGAGTCCGGCGCGCCAGCAGCGGCGTTGCCGGGTCAGCGGGCGCCCGCATGCTGTCTATCGCAAGTTTGGTCTGTGTCGCAATAAACTGCGCGAGGCCGTGATGCGCGGGGACGTCCCAGGCGTCGTCAAGGCGAGCTGGTAAGCTTGCATTTCATTGGTGATTGGATTGGTGGGTATCGCGCCGCAACGGCGGGCTGACCCAGGAGAATGTCTCATGAGTTTATCGGATCCGATTGCGGATATGCTCACCCGCATCCGCAATGCCCAGCAGCGCGGCAAGATCACGATCAAAATGCCTTCATCTAAACAAAAGTTTGCGATCGCGAATCTGCTTAAGGAAGAAGGTTACATCGCTGACGCGATGGTCGAAACCAAAGACGGCAAATCCGAGCTGGTGATCAGGCTCAAATACTATCGCGGCAAACCGGTGATCGAATATATCCAGCGTGTCTCACGTCCTGGCCTACGCATCTATCGCGGCAAGGACGATCTGCCCAGGGTATGGGGTGGATTAGGGATTGCCATTGTCTCTACATCCAAGGGATTGATGACCGACCGCACGGCCCGGCAAGCTGGGCATGGCGGCGAAATCATCGCTTACGTCGCATAAAGGAGCAGCCCAAGATGTCACGCGTTGCCAAAGCGCCCATCCAGGTGCCAAAGGGCGTCACGGTCGAGATCAATGGCCAAGATGTTCGTGTCAAGGGCCCGAAAGGGACTCTTGACTGGTCGGTGCATCCGTCCGTCCGCGTTCATGAAGAGAATGGGGTGATCCGGGTCGCGCCCGCTGAGGGACAGCCCTCGGCTTGGGTCATGGCCGGCACGACCCGCGCCCTGATTAACAATATGGTCATTGGTTGCAGCGCCGGTTTCACCCGCAAACTGACCCTGGTTGGTGTCGGTTATCGCGCCCAGGCCAAGGGTAATGTGCTCAATCTGAGCCTAGGGTTTTCGCATCCGATCGATTATCCGGTGCCGCCTGGTATCACCATTGAGACCCCCAGTCAGACCGAGGTCTTGGTGTCTGGCCCCGACAAACAGCGGGTAGGCCAAGTGGCCGCTGAGATTCGGGCCTTCCGTCCACCTGAACCATATAAGGGTAAGGGTGTCCGTTATGCCGACGAAAAGATCGTGCTGAAGGAAACCAAGAAGAAGAAGTAAGGGGGTCATCAAAATGCATCAGAAAAAACAGGCCCGTCTGCGCCGCGCTGCGCGCACGCGCGCCAAGATCCGCGAGCTAGGCGTCTATCGTCTCTGCGTGCATCGCACGCCGCGTCATACCTATGCCCAGGTAATCGCCCCGGGTGCGGGTGGAGATCGAGTCATTGCCAGTGCCTCGACGCTTGAAAAGACCATTGCCCAGATGATCGAGGGCAATAAGGCCAATATCGCTGCGGCAACCGTCATCGGTCGGGTGATCGCTGAACGTGCCTTGGCTGCGGGGGTCGAGATGGTTGCCTTCGATCGGTCGGGGTTCAAATATCATGGGCGTGTCAAGGCACTCGCAGAGGCTGCGCGTGCCGGTGGGCTGAAATTCTAGGACGCAAGCAATGGCAAACTCCACTCCAAAAGAAGGCGACGATCTTCTCGAAAAACTGGTGGCGGTGAACCGCGTCGCCAAGGTCGTCAAAGGCGGACGTCAATTCGGATTCGCGGCCCTGACCGTCGTCGGCGATGGTAAGGGACGAGTCGGCCTTGGGCGAGGTAAAGCCCGTGAGGTCCCGATCGCGATCCAGAAGGCAATGGAAAACGCCCGCAAGAACATGATCGAGGTCAAGCTCAAGGGAACGACCTTGCAATATCCCCTGCACGGCAAGCATGGGGCAGCCAAGGTGTTCATGCAGCCGGCCTCTGAGGGTACCGGTATCATTGCCGGCGGCGCCATGCGAGCCGTCTTC
It encodes the following:
- the rpsN gene encoding 30S ribosomal protein S14, translated to MAKKSMIERDRKRARLVARYQAKRTALKSIVKDPRSTPEQIDEALLKLQKLPRDSSPARQQRRCRVSGRPHAVYRKFGLCRNKLREAVMRGDVPGVVKASW
- the rpsH gene encoding 30S ribosomal protein S8, translating into MSLSDPIADMLTRIRNAQQRGKITIKMPSSKQKFAIANLLKEEGYIADAMVETKDGKSELVIRLKYYRGKPVIEYIQRVSRPGLRIYRGKDDLPRVWGGLGIAIVSTSKGLMTDRTARQAGHGGEIIAYVA
- the rpsE gene encoding 30S ribosomal protein S5, which encodes MANSTPKEGDDLLEKLVAVNRVAKVVKGGRQFGFAALTVVGDGKGRVGLGRGKAREVPIAIQKAMENARKNMIEVKLKGTTLQYPLHGKHGAAKVFMQPASEGTGIIAGGAMRAVFEVLGVQNVLAKCIGTNNPGNVVRATINGLRNMRDPETIAAKRGKTIKEILG
- the rplF gene encoding 50S ribosomal protein L6, whose amino-acid sequence is MSRVAKAPIQVPKGVTVEINGQDVRVKGPKGTLDWSVHPSVRVHEENGVIRVAPAEGQPSAWVMAGTTRALINNMVIGCSAGFTRKLTLVGVGYRAQAKGNVLNLSLGFSHPIDYPVPPGITIETPSQTEVLVSGPDKQRVGQVAAEIRAFRPPEPYKGKGVRYADEKIVLKETKKKK
- the rplR gene encoding 50S ribosomal protein L18 gives rise to the protein MHQKKQARLRRAARTRAKIRELGVYRLCVHRTPRHTYAQVIAPGAGGDRVIASASTLEKTIAQMIEGNKANIAAATVIGRVIAERALAAGVEMVAFDRSGFKYHGRVKALAEAARAGGLKF